GAAGTAGAGCGCGTCGCCGCGTGGGGACCAGGTCGGGCTCCAATCGAGATGGGCGTCCGATGTCACGCGCACGAGCGTCTCGACCGGCTCCTTGGCGTCGGCTTCGATGGTCCAGATGTCGCGGTTGCTGAACTCATCGCCCAGACCCCAGAACGCGATCCGCTTTCCACTCGGCGACCAGCTTGGCTGTACGGCGTCTGCGCCGCTGCCGGCGATGGCGTGCGCGCCGGCTTGCAGGAGGCGTCGCTTCTCGGCCGTCCGCGTATCGATGATCCATAAGTCGCTCATCGCTTCCCGGTTGCGCGGTGTGAGCTCAGTGCGCTCGGTGGCGATGACCAGTCGCGTTCCGTCCGGCGACCACGAGGGGTTGTACCCGAAGTCCGTCAGGCGGCGGACCGACTCGCCGGTTGCACCCATGACGAAGATTCCGCCGCCGTCACGATCGGAACGGAATGCGATCTGCGAGCCGTCACGCGAAAACGCCGGCTGGTCGTCATCGGCAGGCGAGTCTTTCGTGATGTTGATGGGCGTGCGGCCGTCGACCCGTTGCACGTAAATGTCGCGGTTGCCGCCCCTCGAAGAAACATAGGCGAATGTCGTCCCGTCGGGCGCGAGCGCTGGGAACATCTCCAGACCGGCGTCGAAGGTCAACTGTTGAAACGTTCGCGCTTCCAGTGAGGAAGCATCGGCGGTTCCGCTGCGAAGAAATGCGAGTGCTCCGGCCGCCGCGACCGCTATGGCGGCAGCCACGGCAGCGACGAGCCACCACCGGCGCGAGGTACGGATCGCGGGCGCGGCTCCGCTCACGCTCCCCGAGAAATCCTGCAACGTGCTCAGTTGAAACGCGAGATCGCGCGCCGACTGAAAGCGCTCGCGCGGGTTCTTCTCCAGACAGTGCCGCACGATGCGCTCGGCGGCGGGTGGCAGCTTCGGATTCGCGGCGGTAAGCTCCGGCGGGTCCTCCTTCAACACGGCGTTCATCGTCTCGATCGACGACTCGCCGCGAAAGGCGCGGCGGCCGGAAAGCATCTCGTACAGGATCGCGCCGAGAGAAAAGATGTCCGTGCGGTGGTCGATCGCCTGCGCGCGAACCTGCTCGGGCGACATATACCCGGCCGTCCCCATCACCGTGCCCGGCGAGGTCTGTTTCTGTTGCGTGCGCGATTCATCCTCGGCCGGGGGTTCAGGCGTCACGAGCTTCGCCAGACCGAAGTCGAGGATTTTCACTCGGCCATCGTTCGTGATGAAAAGGTTCTCTGGTTTGAGGTCGCGATGAATGATCCCCTTCTCGTGCGCAACGGCCAGCGCCGCGGCGATCTGCGCGGCGTAGTCAATGGCTTTCCGCAGCGGCAGCGCTGAAGGCGAATCGTCACCGAGCACCCCGCGCAGCGTCTCCCCTTCGAGGAGCTCCATGACGATGTACGGCGAACCGTCGACGGAGCCGACGTCGAAGATCGTCAGCAGCCCCGGGTGATTGAGAGCGCCGGCCGCGCGTGCCTCCTGCTCGAAGCGCCGGAGCCGGTCATCGCTCGCGGCGAACGACTCCGGCAAGACCTTGATGGCCACGTCGCGAGCGATGCGAGAGTCACGCGCCCGCCATACTTCACCCATCCCGCCGGCACCAATGCGCGAAACGACCTCATAAGGCCCGAGCCGTGTACCCGTTATGATGCGCATGAAGAGTGCCCGCATGATCTCGCACTAAGGCTGCGGGAGCAAATCGAATTCAGCGCGGCCGAGGTGAAGAGCGTCCGACCGTAACCGCGCGGGGATAGGCAGATGGATTCAACTTAGAACTCTACCTAACTCTATATTAGTGGACCTACGGGAAACGGGCAATGTGGACCAGCAGAGAATATCGCTTTGATGGGGTGCGGTCAATGCAAAGGCCGATCGGCCGGCCCGGCGTGAAATCGTCGCGAAATCGAGTTGAAGCCCACCATCTGCGTGTCCGAGCCCAAGAGGAAGAGGGTCACACCTTCGTTTTTCGGTGGATCGCGCGAATCTGACCGCCGAGGTGATCCACGGAGAGCCGATCAGATGCAGGAGCGTCGCGAGACCCGGACGCGACCGCGTTGCCGGGACAGTTCGCTTTTCTTGCTCGGAATGGAAACTCCGTGACATCTCTCCGTCAGGGTAGAACCACTCCGAGCCAGAAGATGTGCGACGAAACCGAAAACCGAAGGTCTGACCCCCATTTTCACGACCCCCATTTTCCGATTTTCCGCGGCAGCGGCCATTGCCTCTGCGACATATGTTCAGCTATTCGCCGATGAGGCGCTTCCAGTCGAGGTAGACGCGCAGAGGAGTGCTGTCGCTGGCGTTCCGGATCTCGGCGACGAACCCCTCGCCGTTGGGCAGCGGGTCCCACGCGCCGATCTCGGCAGAGGAGGTGAAGAGCTCCTCCGGCTCTCCGATCGCGGCTCCGCTCTCGGGTGAGATCCGGACGCTCATCATCCCGTCGTCCGTCATCCAGAGGAGCCTAGTCCCATCGGCGCTCCAGCGCGGCCGATTGGCGCTCTCGAGGGAGATCTGCCTGGCGGGTCCCGGTCCCGGAAACGGCTTCACGTAAATCTGCCATTCTCCGGAGGCGTTCGATTGATACGCGACGAAACGGCCGTCGGGGGAGAAGCGCCCCCCCGGCTCGACGAACGGAGACGTCACGAATGGCTCTCTCTCCCCGGGCGAGTCGAGACGCGCGAGCCAGAGGTCTCCGTTGTTGGCGAGATCGG
The sequence above is a segment of the Acidobacteriota bacterium genome. Coding sequences within it:
- a CDS encoding serine/threonine-protein kinase yields the protein MGEVWRARDSRIARDVAIKVLPESFAASDDRLRRFEQEARAAGALNHPGLLTIFDVGSVDGSPYIVMELLEGETLRGVLGDDSPSALPLRKAIDYAAQIAAALAVAHEKGIIHRDLKPENLFITNDGRVKILDFGLAKLVTPEPPAEDESRTQQKQTSPGTVMGTAGYMSPEQVRAQAIDHRTDIFSLGAILYEMLSGRRAFRGESSIETMNAVLKEDPPELTAANPKLPPAAERIVRHCLEKNPRERFQSARDLAFQLSTLQDFSGSVSGAAPAIRTSRRWWLVAAVAAAIAVAAAGALAFLRSGTADASSLEARTFQQLTFDAGLEMFPALAPDGTTFAYVSSRGGNRDIYVQRVDGRTPINITKDSPADDDQPAFSRDGSQIAFRSDRDGGGIFVMGATGESVRRLTDFGYNPSWSPDGTRLVIATERTELTPRNREAMSDLWIIDTRTAEKRRLLQAGAHAIAGSGADAVQPSWSPSGKRIAFWGLGDEFSNRDIWTIEADAKEPVETLVRVTSDAHLDWSPTWSPRGDALYFGSDRDGTDNLWRIRIDEESGEVEGKPEPLALPAAFSGHFTLSEQEEIAFATMAGTDRLVAHEFDAKSLTVGAARPLLESSVGIFSFALSPDGRSIAFTTAARHEDLFVARSDGAEVRQLTNDAARDRHPAWSPDGKTIYFYSNRAGAYQAWSIRADGSGLSQVTDVPLAREGMRVLYYPSPSPDGRMLIAATDRFAALVHLDRPLKHRVEMLSFFDDDHAPEIPRWSPDGRRIVAGVNHVRGGHAEGVALYTIGKRRFEKISERGTAPQWLPDGRHVVFFERQHVGLLDVDSRKVVVRPLPAGITFGDDRVRRGTRNTKLAADASTIMTVQTEQQGDIWRLQPKAARQK